A single region of the Silene latifolia isolate original U9 population chromosome 8, ASM4854445v1, whole genome shotgun sequence genome encodes:
- the LOC141595891 gene encoding oligopeptide transporter 3 yields the protein MSSSSTGKGVEGMEAEESSRCEIEEVALVVPETDDPNMPVLTFRAWSLGLISCVLLIFLNTFFIFRTQPLTISAILMQIAVLPIGRFMARVLPTRTFSVFGDRWQFSLNPGPFNIKEHVIITIFANCGVSYGGGDAYSIGAIAVMKAYYKQSLSFICALFIVLTTQVIGYGWAGMLRRYLVDPVQMWWPSNLAQVSFFRALHERDTNSKGLTRMQFFLIFLGASFAYYALPGYLFPILTFFSWVCWAWPRSITAQQIGSGYHGLGVGAFTLDWAGISAYHGSPLVTPWTSIVNVGVGFIMFVYIIIPVCYWKFGIFDAKKFPIFSNQLFRSNGLKYDTTQILTPQRDLNVAAYNNYGKLYLSPLFALSIGSGFARFTATLTHVALFHGSDIWKQSRSAVQNVKQDIHAKLMSKYKQVPEYWFLVLLVLSVVLSLLMSFIWKDQVQLPWWALLFAFALAWVVTLPIGVIQATTNQQPGYDIIAQFIFGYIYPGRPIANLLFKIYGRISTVHALAFLSDLKLGHYMKIPPRSMYTVQLVGTLVAGIVNLAVAWWMLATVDNICDVESLDPNSPWTCPKFRVTFDASVIWGLIGPQRLFGPGGLYRNLVWLFLIGAFLPVPVWVLHKMFPENKWIPLINIPVISYGFAGMPPATPTNIASWLVTGMIFNFFVFKYKKEWWKKYNYVLSAALDAGTAFMAVLIFFTLQNENKNLKWWGTEIDHCPLASCPTAPGIVVAGCPVH from the exons ATGTCATCATCGTCGACGGGAAAAGGAGTAGAAGGAATGGAAGCGGAGGAATCCTCAAGGTGCGAAATAGAGGAGGTGGCGTTGGTGGTGCCTGAAACCGACGACCCTAACATGCCAGTACTGACTTTCAGGGCATGGTCACTTGGACTCATCTCCTGTGTCCTCCTTATCTTTCTCAACACTTTCTTCATTTTCAGAACTCAGCCTCTCACTATTTCCGCCATCCTCATGCAAATTGCTGTCCTTCCTATCGGCCGCTTCATGGCTCGGGTCCTCCCAACCCGCACCTTCTCTGTCTTTGGTGACCGCTGGCAATTCTCCTTAAACCCGGGTCCCTTTAACATAAAAGAGCATGTCATCATCACCATATTCGCCAATTGTGGAGTCTCTTACGGTGGTGGCGACGCCTACTCTATCGGTGCTATTGCTGTCATGAAGGCTTACTACAAGCAGTCCCTCTCTTTTATCTGCGCATTGTTCATCGTTCTCACCACAcag gTAATTGGATATGGATGGGCAGGCATGTTAAGGAGGTATCTGGTGGACCCGGTTCAGATGTGGTGGCCTTCAAATCTAGCTCAAGTCTCCTTTTTCAG AGCACTCCATGAAAGGGATACCAACTCAAAGGGACTAACACGCATGCAGTTCTTCCTTATCTTCCTAGGAGCAAGCTTTGCTTATTATGCCCTGCCTGGTTATCTCTTCCCCATCTTGACCTTTTTCTCCTGGGTGTGCTGGGCTTGGCCGCGCAGCATCACCGCTCAACAAATTGGATCAGGCTACCATGGCCTAGGCGTGGGTGCTTTCACCTTGGATTGGGCAGGCATCTCTGCCTACCATGGCAGCCCCTTGGTCACCCCTTGGACTTCCATCGTCAATGTTGGGGTTGGTTTTATCATGTTTGTCTACATTATTATCCCCGTCTGCTACTGGAAGTTTGGCATTTTTGATGCTAAGAAATTCCCCATATTCTCAAACCAGCTCTTTCGCTCCAATGGCCTCAAATATGATACCACCCAGATTCTAACCCCCCAACGGGACCTAAACGTTGCAGCTTATAATAATTACGGCAAACTTTATCTTAGTCCTCTTTTTGCTCTCTCCATTGGATCTGGATTTGCTAGATTCACTGCCACCCTCACCCATGTCGCCTTATTCCATGGGAG CGATATCTGGAAGCAAAGCAGGTCTGCCGTCCAAAATGTGAAGCAGGATATTCATGCAAAGCTGATGAGCAAATACAAACAAGTTCCTGAATATTGGTTCCTTGTACTATTAGTTCTGAGTGTTGTGTTGTCCCTCTTAATGTCTTTCATTTGGAAGGACCAGGTTCAGCTGCCTTGGTGGGCTTTGCTATTTGCATTTGCTTTGGCGTGGGTAGTCACTCTTCCTATCGGTGTTATTCAAGCAACTACTAACCAG CAACCTGGTTACGATATTATAGCACAGTTCATATTTGGATATATCTACCCGGGAAGACCTATAGCCAATCTGCTGTTCAAGATATACGGGCGTATTAGTACAGTTCATGCCCTCGCTTTTTTATCTGATCTTAAACTTGGGCACTATATGAAGATACCACCCAGGAGCATGTACACAGTTCAG CTTGTAGGAACACTGGTAGCTGGGATTGTCAACCTTGCCGTTGCATGGTGGATGTTAGCCACGGTGGATAACATATGCGATGTGGAATCTCTTGATCCCAATAGTCCGTGGACATGCCCCAAATTCCGAGTTACCTTTGATGCGTCTGTGATTTGGGGCTTGATTGGACCGCAGCGGCTGTTTGGACCAGGAGGGCTGTATAGGAACTTGGTGTGGCTATTCCTCATTGGAGCATTTTTACCCGTGCCCGTGTGGGTGCTCCACAAAATGTTTCCAGAAAACAAATGGATTCCGCTAATTAATATTCCAGTTATATCATATGGTTTTGCAGGGATGCCACCAGCGACACCTACCAATATAGCCAGCTGGTTGGTAACGGGTATGATATTCAACTTCTTTGTATTCAAGTACAAGAAAGAATGGTGGAAGAAGTACAACTATGTCCTATCAGCAGCTTTGGATGCGGGAACTGCTTTCATGGCTGTTTTGATATTCTTCaccctccaaaacgagaacaaaaaTCTGAAATGGTGGGGAACCGAGATCGACCATTGCCCCTTGGCGTCGTGCCCAACCGCTCCTGGCATTGTGGTTGCCGGCTGCCCTGTTCATTAA
- the LOC141595892 gene encoding WEB family protein At5g55860-like, producing MVNIVRTRRNSMGGGSPRAAEVGEIDTKAPFASVRAAVSLFGETISPKAKAKPIFTKKSKSQTEVHEVLDKEAQFHLALNELNKLKEQVRGSECARADTLPELDKAKRTLEELSLKLNVVNESKHSIIEVADALNIKAQKLEQAVLDSEKYDNAETKRHEYKAAIAELDAAKQELSNMRREFDATCEAKIRAFRKTQQAELAADAHGERIKELSKQVAAMQEALAQIKASSKQAVQQHDEVLANKDQQLLSCRVAKEQVEQKLLALKVQHLPLLTNDDLESKLAEADAEIASLEEEVKNARAAFLEAQKATSLELEIAKGSLEQVELERTSLQTFMESLKCELQQVGKELSEQKHKLEEVEGVASKIRSEIQDKKEELEAGLVNKTSAANASDDMASSLEQLKIETQRAIQEAQQMKKITEEHILLAKTTREMTTEMEKKLPSVLKQVEEAKALETSAEEDIKVISQKCDNDSASTSESNESSKIKLSQDEYNSLTEKVNESEKLADIKVAAAMAHVEALVANQQEAAKKYEAYSKAIEELKMAEEEALKAAEMAEAATNVLEAELERIREQDQIIKVPQLN from the coding sequence ATGGTGAATATAGTGAGGACAAGGAGAAACTCAATGGGGGGTGGTTCTCCTAGAGCAGCCGAGGTTGGGGAGATCGACACCAAAGCTCCTTTTGCATCTGTCAGAGCAGCAGTTAGCCTCTTTGGTGAAACAATATCCCCAAAAGCCAAGGCCAAACCCATTTTCACCAAAAAGTCCAAGTCTCAGACAGAGGTACATGAGGTCTTAGATAAGGAGGCACAGTTTCACTTAGCCCTCAACGAGCTTAATAAGTTGAAGGAACAAGTGAGAGGTTCCGAATGTGCAAGAGCTGATACCCTTCCTGAGCTTGACAAGGCTAAAAGGACTCTTGAAGAACTCAGTCTAAAACTAAATGTGGTCAATGAATCCAAACACTCCATTATTGAAGTTGCAGACGCTCTCAATATCAAGGCCCAAAAGCTTGAGCAGGCGGTGCTTGATTCTGAAAAGTATGACAACGCTGAAACCAAAAGACACGAGTACAAGGCTGCCATTGCTGAGCTTGATGCCGCAAAACAGGAACTCAGCAACATGCGCAGGGAATTTGACGCAACTTGTGAAGCCAAAATTAGGGCTTTCAGAAAGACACAACAAGCAGAGCTGGCGGCAGATGCCCACGGGGAGAGGATCAAAGAGTTGTCAAAACAGGTTGCTGCCATGCAGGAAGCATTAGCACAGATTAAGGCTTCTTCCAAACAGGCTGTGCAACAACACGATGAGGTTTTAGCAAACAAGGACCAACAGCTCTTATCTTGTAGAGTAGCCAAGGAACAAGTGGAACAGAAGCTGCTTGCTCTCAAGGTACAACACCTCCCGTTATTGACCAATGATGATCTGGAGTCGAAGCTTGCTGAAGCTGATGCTGAAATTGCATCACTAGAAGAGGAGGTCAAGAATGCCCGTGCAGCCTTCCTAGAGGCTCAGAAAGCCACTAGTCTTGAGCTTGAAATTGCCAAAGGTTCACTTGAGCAAGTTGAATTGGAGAGAACCTCACTCCAAACATTTATGGAGTCCCTCAAATGTGAATTACAACAAGTGGGCAAGGAATTATCTGAGCAGAAGCATAAACTGGAGGAAGTAGAAGGTGTAGCCAGTAAAATCCGATCAGAAATACAAGATAAAAAGGAGGAGCTGGAAGCGGGTCTTGTCAATAAAACAAGTGCAGCTAACGCATCTGATGATATGGCCTCATCACTAGAGCAACTCAAAATAGAAACTCAAAGAGCAATACAAGAGGCACAACAGATGAAGAAGATAACAGAGGAGCATATACTATTAGCCAAAACCACACGAGAGATGACGACAGAAATGGAAAAAAAACTACCGAGTGTATTGAAACAAGTTGAAGAAGCCAAGGCTCTAGAGACGAGTGCTGAAGAGGACATTAAAGTTATATCTCAAAAATGTGATAATGATAGCGCATCAACTTCTGAAAGCAATGAGAGTAGCAAGATTAAATTGTCTCAAGACGAGTACAATTCATTAACAGAGAAAGTTAATGAATCGGAGAAGCTGGCAGATATAAAGGTAGCTGCAGCGATGGCTCACGTAGAGGCCCTGGTAGCAAACCAGCAGGAAGCTGCTAAAAAATATGAGGCGTATTCAAAAGCCATTGAAGAACTAAAGATGGCCGAAGAGGAGGCTTTGAAGGCTGCTGAGATGGCTGAGGCCGCAACTAATGTTTTAGAAGCTGAGCTGGAACGGATACGTGAGCAAGACCAGATTATCAAAGTACCTCAGCTTAATTAA
- the LOC141595893 gene encoding protein C2-DOMAIN ABA-RELATED 11 isoform X2, with translation MWKEEGRGKLKVVVMQGKRLVIRDFKSSDPYVVITFGNQVAKTKVIKSCLNPVWNEELSFKLEEPLPIPNPILYLEVFDKDRFKADDKMGFAHLNIQPFLSAARLQQVLKTTTTTTTSLRKVIPDAQNCLVRESYINCVNGGDVIQEVWLRLCGVESGEIQFQLKLETPPVCD, from the exons atGTGGAAGGAAGAAGGAAGAGGTAAGTTGAAGGTGGTTGTGATGCAAGGAAAAAGGTTAGTGATCAGAGACTTCAAGTCGAGCGATCCTTACGTAGTTATTACCTTCGGGAATCAG GTTGCAAAGACAAAAGTTATCAAGAGCTGTTTGAATCCTGTTTGGAATGAAGAGTTGAGTTTCAAACTGGAGGAACCCCTTCCTATTCCTAATCCTATCCTGTATTTGGAGGTTTTTGACAAAGACCGGTTCAAGGCGGATGATAAGATGGGATTTGCTCATCTCAATATTCAACCATTCCTATCAGCAGCAAGGCTTCAACAAGTcttaaaaacaacaacaacaacaacaacatcattaAGGAAGGTCATTCCTGATGCTCAGAATTGTCTAGTTAGAGAGAGCTATATCAACTGTGTCAATGGTGGTGATGTTATTCAGGAGGTCTGGTTAAGGCTATGCGGAGTCGAGTCTGGAGAAATTCAATTCCAACTTAAGCTCGAAACTCCACCAGTGTGTGATTGA
- the LOC141595893 gene encoding protein C2-DOMAIN ABA-RELATED 11 isoform X1: protein MWKEEGRGKLKVVVMQGKRLVIRDFKSSDPYVVITFGNQQVAKTKVIKSCLNPVWNEELSFKLEEPLPIPNPILYLEVFDKDRFKADDKMGFAHLNIQPFLSAARLQQVLKTTTTTTTSLRKVIPDAQNCLVRESYINCVNGGDVIQEVWLRLCGVESGEIQFQLKLETPPVCD, encoded by the exons atGTGGAAGGAAGAAGGAAGAGGTAAGTTGAAGGTGGTTGTGATGCAAGGAAAAAGGTTAGTGATCAGAGACTTCAAGTCGAGCGATCCTTACGTAGTTATTACCTTCGGGAATCAG CAGGTTGCAAAGACAAAAGTTATCAAGAGCTGTTTGAATCCTGTTTGGAATGAAGAGTTGAGTTTCAAACTGGAGGAACCCCTTCCTATTCCTAATCCTATCCTGTATTTGGAGGTTTTTGACAAAGACCGGTTCAAGGCGGATGATAAGATGGGATTTGCTCATCTCAATATTCAACCATTCCTATCAGCAGCAAGGCTTCAACAAGTcttaaaaacaacaacaacaacaacaacatcattaAGGAAGGTCATTCCTGATGCTCAGAATTGTCTAGTTAGAGAGAGCTATATCAACTGTGTCAATGGTGGTGATGTTATTCAGGAGGTCTGGTTAAGGCTATGCGGAGTCGAGTCTGGAGAAATTCAATTCCAACTTAAGCTCGAAACTCCACCAGTGTGTGATTGA